One region of Mugil cephalus isolate CIBA_MC_2020 chromosome 17, CIBA_Mcephalus_1.1, whole genome shotgun sequence genomic DNA includes:
- the atp5if1b gene encoding ATPase inhibitor B, mitochondrial, with the protein MARFLRPSIRSFVTSQLRMSSDQLGELGKGAGKGGGGGGSIREAGGAMGKKQAAEEEMYFKRKEQEQLAALKQHHQEEIDHHKKEIERLQREIDRHKGKIRKLKHDD; encoded by the exons ATGGCGAGGTTTCTGAGGCCTAGCATCAGGAGTTTTGTCACCTCACAGCTGAGAATGTCATCCGATCAG CTGGGTGAGCTAGGTAAAGGGGCAGGGAAAGGTGGTGGAGGCGGAGGGTCCATCAGAGAGGCAGGTGGAGCCATGGGGAAGAAGCAGGCTGCTGAGGAGGAGATGTACTTCAA GCGCAAGGAGCAGGAGCAGTTGGCTGCACTCAAACAACACCACCAGGAGGAAATTGATCATCACAAGAAGGAAATTGAGCGTCTCCAGCGCGAGATTGACCGCCATAAGGGAAAGATTAGGAAGCTGAAACACGATGACTAA
- the rpl13a gene encoding 60S ribosomal protein L13a — MADRFNKVLLLDGRGHLLGRLAALVAKQVLLGHKVVVVRCEGINISGNFYRNKLKYLAFLRKRMNTNPSRGPYHFRAPSRIFWRTVRGMLPHKTKRGQAALERLKVFDGIPPPYDKRKRMVVPAALKIVRLKPTRKFALLGRLAHEVGWKYQAITATLEEKRKEKAKLRYNKKKTLISLTKKAEKNVESKIAKYTDVLKQYGVLV; from the exons ATGGCGGACCGGTTCAATAAG GTTCTCCTGCTTGATGGCAGGGGCCATCTACTTGGCCGGCTTGCTGCCCTTGTGGCTAAACAAGTCCTTCTGG GACACAAAGTTGTGGTGGTGAGATGCGAAGGCATCAACATCTCTGGCAACTTCTACCGTAACAAGC TGAAGTACCTGGCTTTCCTGCGTAAGAGGATGAACACCAACCCCTCTCGTGGTCCATACCACTTCAGAGCTCCCAGCAGGATCTTCTGGAGGACTGTCAGAG GCATGTTGCCCCATAAAACCAAGAGAggtcaggctgctctggagagGCTGAAGGTGTTCGACGGCATCCCCCCACCCTATGACAAG AGGAAGCGCATGGTTGTCCCTGCCGCTCTTAAGATTGTGCGTCTGAAGCCCACTCGCAAG TTTGCCTTGCTTGGGCGTCTGGCACACGAGGTTGGCTGGAAGTACCAGGCCATCACAGCCActctggaggagaagagaaaggagaaggctAAGCTCCGCTACAACAAGAAAAAGACATTGATCTCCTTGACCAAGAAGGCAGAGAAGAACGTCGAGTCAAAGATTGCAAAATACACAGATGTTCTGAAACAATATGGAGTCCTTGTCTGA